A stretch of DNA from Hydra vulgaris chromosome 03, alternate assembly HydraT2T_AEP:
AATGGCCAAGCACATATTTAATTGTATGAAATGTAGTgaccaaataaaaaacaagtatttaaatGAAGTTcccttaaaacaaaaaaaaaagtccaaactggcttaataataaaagaagttATTCCTGAAAATTTATTCGCTCAAGAAGTAGAAGCAGGGGGAAAAAATATGCTTGCCCTCTACCTTcatactttatattttcttgTGAAAGCCAAAGTAGACCTACAACCTCAAGAATTGAAAACTGCAAACAGAATAAGAATGAATTGGCATGGACTCCTTTAAAACAACTACATTCTTCAACAAGAGTTCCATTTACaactcagaaaaataaaattgcaacctatattttttcagacaaaatgactaataaacaaatagtaagtatttaatttagttattacaAATATTGATTGCAATGAATAGTCTAGccataatgaaataaataagtaaacaataaaataaaaaataacttcaaattaAAACCATGATGTAAAACTTTACAGGATGAATCACAGATGGATTTAACACATACTGTCTATGATACTGGATACTCActaagagtttttgaaaataagttgtGGCCTTTTTTGCCAAATTGCAACCTGCACTCAAATTATCTAACCGTGATATGTTGTCTAATTCATTGCTTGATAGGGTTTATAAGGAAACCTCGACAACCATTAAAGAACTTGTCATAACTGCTTAAAGAGTAGCAATTTTATGCGATGGTTGGACCAATATCTAGTAAGAAAAATGTAGTTTAAATTTGGgatggttttatataaaatctgaTTTGTGCCCtagatattcaaaattttaaactatataaccatgcaaataatttagaatttgtATGTGCACAAATTAGAGtttgaattgaaaataattgcaaaaacaaataaataaataatatgcaaATAAACCAATTTCtctataagtataaataataagtataaatagATAACTGATTACTATATTTTACTAATTGCAGgaatgaagaaatttttttggcaACAATACCTTAACTAGTATTTTGGATCAGCATCGAAACATGTAATCTTTTGAGATTATTGTTACTTAATGTTTCACAATAGTCAGATaccatgttttattttttattctctaaaataatatcttaattaggttttttcaaataaaaacaatttaaaaaatagtatgtgAAGTTGGACCTATGAAAGTCCTGGGTATATGTACTGACAATGCAACCAATGTGAAAAGAGCAtggaaattaatttttcatgaTTTTCCTCACATATACCCTTATGGATGCCTGGCCCATATACTAAATTGATTTTCACTGATGCAAGTGACCTTGAATCAATTGCAGCTTCCCAACAAGATTGTACAATGGTggtaaaagcaataaaaaagtcACAAATTTTATTAGCTTTGTTAAAACAACAACAGCAGAAATTAGGCCAAGCCATTCAACAATGACTAAAACTTCCAGTTAAAACTAGGTTTCTTAAAAATTCAAGTATATCTAATTGCTATTACACTATTTATCAATCTGAAtcatcaaatttagtttgtAAGTTTAGTATGCAAGCCTTAAAATTAGACAGCTAAGTATCTAATTTCAATATTTCGTTCCTTTAGATGGAGTTCAATTATCCACCATTGTCAGTACATACACCCAGAGCTTTCATAGGTCTAAAGTCTTCACCACAACAGTTTAGCACTGCGGGGCTTAGCTATAGTGATGAAGCTAAATTACTTGCTAAGTCtattcaaaaaactattgttgTCAGAAGAACTCTGGGATAAAGTGGATGggtttattaagttattaaaaccaATAGCCATAGCAATTGCAGCTGTCGAAGGAGATAAAATAAGTCTTTCCATCTAGGCCAAAACTTTTTCTGATTCATAAAAATCCTTTCAGGACAATATTCTTGGCAACGTAATACTAAAAAAACCTAAGAAAATGCTTTGATGGAAATAATTGCCATGCGAAGAAAATTTCACATACGAAACATTCACTTGGCTGAAAATTTAGTGGATCCAACAGATGAAAGAGATCTAAGAGATGAAACAATGtgttctttattattaaatctttattcatatgctttttttttttatactgaaaaaagcaaaatacttttttaaagttctattatttaacttttttatatttaaaatgaattattaattgattaaaaacatcTGTTTTAGATTGATGCTATTAAAACCCTTCAAAATTTAGGAAAGCTGGATCCTTCGATTAAGGACTGTGATGACAAAATTTTGGGTGTGATTTCTGACTATAGATCTAAACaaagacttttttcaaaaccttttacATGGGCTTCAGTAAAACACACATCTCCTGCAAGTTGGTggaaagaaatatttaaagtttttagcttattattttctgactttttcaccaaatgaaagaaaatctttttttattcatttaattataGACAAAACATGAATGTGTCAAaggttgatataaaaatatttaaaataacatttctacattgtttatagttaattattcaattaaactaattttgcgataatttagtaaattctggtgattcaaaaaagttaatgaggataaatatgaaaagcaaataaaaacaactttatgacGTAAAAAACTCTGTTACACAAATGCGAAAATCATCGTGCTGCAAAAAGTAGCACAATATTAtgattgaaagtttttttttaaacagcataTTTAGTTTGTCCAATTATTTTTAAGCCAATCATTTccattcttttattaaaattttgagtaaTTACTCccaaatttagatttttttttttcataattgtagTATAATTTGACATGCTTAtgcaaaatttcattaaaaaatgttaacttgataaaaaaaatataaccaaaaaGGTGTTTGTCCAATTACTTTTGGACGCtactgtatataatataaaaatagttaaaactaGGAATATTGTCAACagtgtttttctttttacttttatgatagattatatattatttattcatgtATTCAATTACATGATAATTtattcatgtaattttttatgaataaaaattaagccattaaaaaaaaagatgcggttgctaaaattttttttttaaacatctttactttcaacaaggttgcaagcaattactattagagttaaaagttactggaagagaaaagatgatgCTTATAAAGCTTATAAagctttataaaacttttataaactttataaagctatcgatatttatcaatattatataaagatatcGATTAACAGACtaattaaaagattgaaaattatatgaattaggaaaacaagaaaaagggagcaaattccaaagatctgatgttcgaggaaaaaaactagaaaaataagaatttttagagcacttGGGAACAGCCACAGTAAAAAGATGAAACTTAACTAAATAACGAGTAACATGATAATGAATTTTAGCAGATGGCACTAAAATTCATTATCGTATTTATAACCCATTATAGTTTTTTCGCCTATTAtagcatttatagaaaagagaaagaaaagcaacattacaacaatgtgacTATGGTTGAAGGTTCgctgcaagagtaggtccaactatgtttacaatgtatttttgcaccttgtctaaaagagaaagggcatcatttgaAGATCCGCTCCAGTTAtgcaacagtattctatacaaggatggatttgagatttatagagataaagaatagaatctggagaaAGAAAGTAGCAAAAATGATCAAATGTGGTAAATACATAAATGAAAGAAaccatattattttatttaattacttccatcattacaaaatttattaatcaaataatatattttacaaataaatagcattttattttcaatttttcctattatataagtattgagaaaaaacgtcaaatatagcaaaaatatttttaaaagcgaaAAGACGTCAAAACgaataaacataagaaaaaatattaacaaaatttcttataCTTCTATcatacataacttttttttaagatgttttttttctcaGTAGATAAGTTTAGCATTTGCCACTAATTATTGAAACGCTTTAAAAAAAcgtgtctaaaaaaattactttactgAGGATGAACAAGATCTGCTTCCCGGGAATGCTTgcatcaagtacattactgttcataaatataggaagatctagattgttgcaataattttttttcagttaatcgTTATCGTTTTTTTCTGAGTTTtttctgagttaaagttcaccagccactgagagccactgagtagcagaagtgagatcctgtTTAAGCTCAAATGTCCTAttcaagcaatcagagagtgttatctttttatcaaaacaaagataACTGGTAGTAtaatcagcaaacaatgccaccttagatgtgagaatttcagGGAgattgtaaatgtaaattaaaaaaaggaggacaacttttatactaagattggtaaggaaggattcaataatcctAAAAATGTTACCTGATGCACTGTAagaagcttatggagaagatcagcatgctaaactttatcacAGACTTTAGAAATGTTGAAGGCGATAGCCTTGACCTCTCTACATATAtctaatacacaataaaacctatcattaATTACTGTTAATaaatcagcagtagaatgagaagatcaaaatccatattgatgatcagaaagtaagttattagattcaagataagagataaagtgtttgttaattgaaGATTcgaaaaccttgcttatgataggaagaagactaatgggacagtagttagacgagtcagatcgctacccagaatttttgaaaataaggataacagatgccattttttgttaacaagACTCTaataaacacttgttaaatagttttgaaagtataaactacagctctggagaacacttctgcaagactataacaggtatattgtccagaccacaagctgtagaagagtcgaagcaggaaatcactttagatacagaagttgGAGTGATGcggatgtcaagcaatggatcaatcTGTTATAATAGGTAGGATGTGATTAGTGGAATCGAGAGATgaaattgatgaaaagttctcaGCAAACAAtccagctttgtctttaggtgaggtaacaaaatctgaaccaagCACAAGAGGAGGAATAATAGATTTGTTCTTATTATAGacactttttaagattttccaGGTCTCTGGAGAGATTCAGGAGagcattaagtttttttattgtccAATTAAATAGTTGCACTCTGCAGACAGCTTTTACTGAATTGTGTAAAACTTACTGGAAGCCAATACTCAAGCGCCTTAATAGTGCAAGAATATCTAGTTAAACAgataaatgtattaaaagaGATGAATCTGTTTGGTTAAGAGACTctatataagaaatataaaatgcGCCCTAATtatctaaaagtatttttaatgcaTTCGACTTATGATCCAGCCAGCCAGCACCGTATAATTTTGCTGGATTTTACAGGAACAGATTTTTCCTAAGTTTctgataaaacttttaattcttataaatgTTTTGGCGATTGTTCATGAAGACTATGTAACTTTAGTAAGAAGTTTTCACAATTTGCAAATGcagtaaatttttcaaaagcatcTTTTAAGGAGAGCTCAAGACGACGGTTGAAACAATGTATTACTTGAAGCCatggagattttttttttagtaaagctCCTAAACCTGAGTGAACACCAAGATTTATGCTAGCTCTATCCACGTTTAATCCAACAGGTTTTTTAGTCATGTTAGTTATTCTAACTCTTGCAACCAATAAGCTTTGTAAACCAATGGTTTACAAAGCTTATTGCAAATATTCAAGACTTGACCACAGGCATCACCATTGTCAGGGCTTTCAACCAACAATTTTCTAATACTTGtgtttttgataatatattctttataacattttttcccCGATTTATTCCAATAATCAATGAGATGTGCTTCTTTGTGTTGTTTACTAGTGCAATGACTTCTTACACTGTCTATAATAGTTGAAGGAGTTTGGGGGCGAatccaagaaataaaaattttttaaatgtttttaatacaagATTCATATTGCGTGGAAAGAAAGGATTtagaggaggaggggggggggaagggagTGAGAGGCTTCTGACACTCTAGACATGGCACTGATTAAAAGAAGTAGGAATGTTttgaaggaaatatttttttaaactcttatgataaaacatttttttccatttactattcatggaaaaaaagttttatcatggaataaaatattttcttcaaaataatcctataatttattataaaaaggaATATAAAATAAGTGATCACAATTTAACGCtatcaaatctaaaaaaagttctttcacttttatttgtaaagtttcatGTTTGTAGTTTCTACTTCTCAAAAAAAGcgttaactttaaaatcaaaaaatgaaaattataaaaaaactcaagttaTCGTACCAGTAGTATcaatgtttttgtatatttgtaaataCTTCAGAAGATGGTGGTTTGATGTACACTTCAGAAGGTGGTGGTTTGACGtagttttgatatatttgatacTTGATGTACTTTATTTAGCATATTTgtatttcctttattttagtcatttaaatttaagtatttgAATCCTGTATTTGTATTTCTTTTccttgtatttttatttgtatttaccTAGCtaagtaaatacaaatacaGGTAAATACAGCTGTTAATATAGCTAGACAGCTGTTTCATACaagtaatattttatacatgtaAGTTATAAGCCTCAgtgaaattaattatatttgttttttaagctccATAAAAGCTTAGATTATGGTTTTTTAaggaacttaaaaatttaagacctaaaaaatttcttgaattttcagtttgcagaATTTTTCACCTAATTTGCCCCTTGACTTATTTGGCACTtgcaaaaaaggaaaaaatagaacacttaaaaaaattttataaacaatattgtgaaaaggtttttaaagttaagttaaaattaaaatgaaacaaaatgttataataCAACCTAAATTATAACTTCAAACACTTTCACAAGGAATCATTTGTGATGCAGCTAAATATTAGCAATACAAATATTTAGGGAAAACAACCTTTCAAAGAAAACAATCACTAACATATAACTTGTTAACAAACAACagtattttatttctaatttatcatTAACAgtgcttttttaatttgtatattttttgatactCTCACACAACAgggaaaaatttcaatttataaacaaaaatattgaagttttgGTAGAACATTTGCTTCATTAGCAAGAGcaaacacacttttttttttcaattttttcgaCCTTCTTCCTTATAGTCTATTTAGTATTTTTGGGTGTTTAAAAGCTAGACATGGAAGCTTTTAATAACAATTCAgatggaaaaaaatataaataaaaaaagataaaatcatCTTTCCTTAAgctttcttatttcttttttcataaaccaaaattaaattttagcttttaccacatttgataatgttttttaatttttagtttaatttttcaaatttgcaaaataaaagctttttcttatatatcattttatttgaaacatatttttgtttatctaaTTGGCTTTTTGGATTTGAATCTTTACaagcatttttatgtatttCACATATTGGAGGTATCTACTTAACTGAAACCACATTTTTATGTAGCAAGTTAACTGTGGTAAATTTTAGTATCTatacaaatttattcaaatatgtGTTCAAACTTTTTGGCATTAAAAATAACCATTTTTTCAACTCCCCCAATAATGCTAGTTTTAGTCCTCAACACactttgtaaacaaataaaaaagttaaaatcaaaacttttgtcaaagtaaacttattttgctatatttctgaaattatataaaaataaatacacagGTTTTGAAAACGAAAATACTGTTTACCAAGACTAACACTATTTTTTGTCttaacatacaaaataaataatatttaaagttaaaaactaggAAAATAAATACTACACAAAATATCAgagaaaagttaaatttttttcttaaagtttatttttcttaaatttacactttattacatttttgtagcatcttttttatatatgaaatgaTCATGAATTTTATTGATCAATTATAATGATGGTTGAGTCCTAAATCTTTAGTTAAGTAAGCACATTTTCATGTCAAATACTTGCTTAAACATTGTAAAactgttttacaataaaaatcatttttatttgtgtaatacacaaataaaaatgattttacaatgaaagtacttttataaaactatgtataaatcatgtaaaaatgcttatatattaatttgtttaaacttttcaatgtatgaattttaaaattgcacTTATATGcctatttaaagaaaattagatTTGGTTTATACTTACGCATTTCACTTGGATATTATGGTAGTTTAgcacaaattataaaaacaatatacactaaaatgataataaaataaattataaataataaatcaaaatatactttCCTTACCCTCAGACTTCTTTCCTGCTAACTCATCATATTCTTCCctaaccaattttaaaattcttctgATCATATTTCCAGAAGATATTTCCAGAGTATCATCTGTTATCTGTGTTGCAACACTTTTAATAGACTcaattaattctttttcatCACTCCATTTTGTACCACCAACAAGTTTACGAAGTAGTAAAACTGTCTGAATAGCTATGTCAAATGAGCCTACAACTTTATTTTGTCTCCTATCACTTATAAAGGCATTGATTTGATGCTGGAACTCTTCTTCAAATAATAGTCCCATATCAGactaattataattttgaaaaaaaaaattaaaaatatagataaattatcatcaatcaatcaatcatcatcatcattatcatcatcattatcattatcatcatcgtcatcatcttACTtagatttctaaaaaaaagtacaaaaacaaagtacaaacaaaaaagagaaaaaattttcaatttgattGAGGTGTAGAGGTGGTTTATTCAtgtaaagcataaaaaaatagataaaaattaaaaaagatgtaCAAAAACCTGGGAAAACTTCTTAACTGAAAATAGGAGggaatttgtattattaaaaatatgcaatgctgtattataaataaaaaaggaaattgtgCAAGTCATGCAAGCgcagaaaaaataaagtaaaaaccaTAGTGAtgataataatttcaatttataaaattctcaTCTCGTCTCAATGtttccaaaaattttataaatctagTCCCAGTTAAAATCAAACCCCTGATGGTTAactataaacttatttattagtTGTAAAGTACCTAATGATAAATTGCTTATTTATAAAGTGTTAAtgaataattcattaaaaaaatattgattgtaagtcatacaaaataataaattaaaaaatattgattgtgAGCcttaaaataaaagagaaaaaaaactaaaccacatttaaaaaaaattatattctaactgtattaaatatatattgcatcAAAAAGAAATACATTATTGAGCAACACCCACAAGGGCGGCCCTAACAGGTCGACCATTGAGTAAATAACCTGGTTTATTTACTTCAACAACAGTTCCTGATGTTTTTCCAGGAATTGATTTCTGAAATAAAGCTTCATGAAAATTTGGGtcaaacttttcattaataggATTAACTTTCTGAAGgccatgttttaaaaacactttttgaagATGAGCTTCTGTCATAACTAGTCCgtcataaagattttttaatagttcGTTTTTCTGAAGCTCGTCTATAGGAACACTTAGCATGGCTTTTTCAAGAATATCAGCAACTTCAAGTAAGTCTTTGGAAAAACCCTGGACGGCAAAAAGCTTTGCATCAGATACCATTTTAACACCACGACGCCGTACGTTTTCGCATTCTGCTAACGAACgaatatatttatctttaaactCTGCTAAATCTTTTTGTGCAGCTGATAGAAGAATTTCTTTCTCTGAAAGggtcttttttaaacttttcccTTCTTCATCCTcttcatttttaacttcttctttAATAGCAGTTGTTTCAGTAGAATatggtttatattttgaaaggaAACTGAACATATTTGTCAAAGAAGCCATTCTCCTATTATTTGTTATTCCAGCAACTCTTTTCAGTACCTGGATACATGCCATTTtactaattgtttttattttaatacctaaatcatttttagagaatcataaaaattataaataattcataaaatataaaataacaatatttagaaCAGGTACagatacatatatttaaaagtatttttattttaacttatttcttaaagtattctaattttaaaaaattttcctaaaGCAAATTTAgcatataatataagtatataatatagCAGTTAATTGACTAGTTATTACaactataaatagttataatagttatataactattattatatataatagttgtataactattatatatgtataactattatatatagttatataactatatgtagttatataactatttatagttAGTTATTCTAACTTTTAATACACAAGAAAGCAGGAaatgacacataaaaaacacGAAAATTGGTTTCACTGtattattcaactttttaaaggTGCAAATACATAAAGGTTagctcttaaaaaatttaaaagtataccAAATAATCAGCTTTAAATTCATTTcacttaatacaaataaattaagataagactattgcaaaaaaatgtgttaaaagtCTTATCttaacatataaattatttaatttattgcttcaaaagtttttccaaataaaaaatttaaaaaaagccacCATGtctcaaattttttgttttttacacaattaacagtactttataaaataagaaatctgTGAAAATTTCAAATGTGAAAATTTCAGTCTCAAACTCCAAAAAGTTCCTGAAATATGACTATTTGATTTTTGGTAGATATTAGTACAAATTATATTGGTAATTGGAACCCAACATTAATCTGCTCTAGATGGCCATGGAATGTGTGGGTGCATAAAATTTACTGTGTCATTTTGCTCAGTATTGTTAATTTCATTTATCATACCAATACAACAGAACGCATCATATTTAAGCAGAATAAATTCACTGCCTTTTAATGTATAAATGTCAGTTTGTTGATAAGATTGAGTTCTTTGAATATAGAGACGAATATTGTAAAAGTTTCAATAGTTTTTATACTGAACAGCAAACCTTTCGGAAAATCtctgaaattatatatatatatatatatatatatatatatatatatatatatatatatatatatatatatatatatatatgtatatatatatatatatgtatatatatatatatgtatatatatatacatatatatatatatatatatatatatgcatatatatatatatgtatatatatatatgcatatatatatatacatatatatatatatatatatatatatatatatatatatatatatatatctggggctattctagaccgcTTTTGACAGTGtcctagaataggccctgtatatatatatatatatatatatatatatatatatatatatatatatatatatatatatatatatatatatatatatatgtgtatatatatatatatatatatatatatatatatatttatatatatatatatatataaatattatttattactggTTTGTTCTTTAAGAATATTAAGCACTCTTTTTGTTGAATACACTAATGTATTAGACATAATATAGTATTGTGTATGGGTATATTGATACCCCTACGCGAGACGATTGGAAATAATTCAccaaattttattagtatagatttttgttttatactttttactatGTAATGTCATAATGTATTAGCTAGTTTTATACGACATAAAATATtggtatttactttatattcaACATACAactatatgttttatatgaaGTAATAACGATTATtctatgtaatttatataaataacaattattctaaataaaataaatgtactaatatgcatttaaattatttaactactATTTCgctaactaaaaattaattaaattatattttatcgTAAAATTTAATCATAATGTATTGTTGTGACTTATTTTTAGTTTGCAATAATATTGGTTCatattatttcatttcttttactatataaatttttatattcatcaaaataatttgtattaatggttattttttaaactttaatttaacacgtgctcaattttttttttaaattctacaaTTACGTAtcgtaatttttataaattgaaaagttCTTTTCACAAGgtataatattgataataattaacGTAATGAAACCTATATAAACATTGTGAcaataaattattgaaacaGTTGTTTGATTGTAACCAATATGTGAATGCCAAAACCAAACcacattttattacaaaaccaTTACAGTGGTGAATTTAATTGGTGAAAACTTCTAACGTAAACTTATTAGGCATCCCGGCAAATTAGAATCATGATGTTTGGGTAGATTAGATTTAGCTGAGCGAGATTAGGTTTTTTTATCTTCGATCGAGTTCGATTGAGATTACAAAAAATTCGATCGAGTTCGACTTCAAGGTTATTAAACAAACTGTCATTAAACCATATTTATCCTAATGCTAAAAGTCTACAAATTTTTATGAAGAAAGGTAAGTTCTTCTACATGCTCTGATAGAAGGCTGCAGCATTTAATGGAAACGATGTTCCCAGATGTTGAGTTCAGACGCTCTGAATTAACATTGGTTGCTGAAACAGAAGTAAATAACGCTCCTTACTCTCTCGTCCTCCGTTTTGAAacgttttaatataattttacagCGACTTTTTGAAGCGTTTTAATACGATTTTAcagcaactttttaaaaatcgaaCTTCAGGTTCGAAATTCGAATTATATTCGATTAACTAAACGCATTCGATTTGAGTTTGATTATTGAATAATTTCGAACTTGAACTCGAAACTTCGAGTTTCGCACACCTCTAGTAAATATATAATCTATTGTCGAGATCATGCTGAAACTGCGGAAGTGATCCCCTCCGAattgtttaaacttattataTGTTGCTCAGAATATAGAGAAAGCCTGTTGGCAACAGGTTTTCTCTGTATTCTGATCAggattaaattattcaaaactttaaagtcGAATTACGAATGTTCCAAAATTTCAGAAAATGTTTCGTTCAGTCGGAACatgagtttaaaattttgagatttttttgaaaaatttttggaaattagTTTTTGCTTCCATTAAATCCGGCTTTTGACAAGGCAAGAAGTTAcacataacttttgtaattaatatcAGACATAACCCAGAAGTTCTCTCTAATAACTATTAGTTATGTGATACTTAAGGTCTATCAATATTTATAACGGCGAAGAAAGTTGCACACTTTTTTTAATCAGAGCACTGTTTTgtaaacacaaaacaaaaacttgaaaactaaTATATTCTTTGAATAATATTACCTCCACAGAATATTCTTATAATCCATTTTTTTCCTTATACAACAGCGACCTAATTGTTCACTTTCTATTCAAGACAAATTTAAGTACAAGAAACAACATCATCTATTTCCTGATCTATACACAGATGTTAGGTAAACACGCTTGAATAATTTTCCTGTTATTTTTATGAA
This window harbors:
- the LOC100199526 gene encoding grpE protein homolog 1, mitochondrial: MACIQVLKRVAGITNNRRMASLTNMFSFLSKYKPYSTETTAIKEEVKNEEDEEGKSLKKTLSEKEILLSAAQKDLAEFKDKYIRSLAECENVRRRGVKMVSDAKLFAVQGFSKDLLEVADILEKAMLSVPIDELQKNELLKNLYDGLVMTEAHLQKVFLKHGLQKVNPINEKFDPNFHEALFQKSIPGKTSGTVVEVNKPGYLLNGRPVRAALVGVAQ